In Candidatus Methylomirabilota bacterium, one genomic interval encodes:
- the gyrA gene encoding DNA gyrase subunit A — protein MPERQQPISIVEEMSRSYLDYAMSVIIGRALPDIRDGLKPVHRRILYAMQEMGLAWNRAYKKSARVVGDAMGKFHPHGDAPVYEALVRMAQDFSLRYPLVDGQGNFGSVDGDPPAAMRYTEARLAKIAHEMLADIDRDTVGFVPNYDETQEEPTVLPSKIPNLLVNGSSGIAVGMATNIPPHNLTEVVAGLLLALDDPDVSLDELTQAIKGPDFPTRGYIYGTSGIREAYATGRGIITMRARAHTEKLRGGREAIIVTELPYQVNKASLIEKIAELSRDRKLDGISEIRDESDRHGIRIVLELSRGEIAQIILNQLYKHTAMQSTFGVIMLALVGRRPQVVTLKEMLNHFIAFRREVVTRRTRYDLARAEERAHILEGLRKAIENLDLTIRLIRQAADVDAARQALMTRLQLSEIQAKAILDMRLQRLAQLERDKIITEHTETLQLIERLKAILASDALVREIIREELSALKQEYGDERRTEITGESVELTLEDLIADEEMVVTVTRSGYIKRTAIEAYRSQRRGGKGVQGMETKEADIVEDMYIASTHAYLLFFTNDGKVHWLKVHEIPEAKRDARGKAMVNLLHLAEGERVAATLAVRDFTAGGDVFFATRQGKVKKTDLGAYSRPQRGGIRAIALEEGDEVIAVRLTDGQRQVLLETKRGTCIRFEEEEVRPMGRVAAGVKGIELEEGDQVIAAEVVRDDASILTVTERGYGKQTPIGEYRLTGRGGKGIIDIKTGGRNGLVVGMTQVRQGDDILIVTTKGKVIRFPAEDVSSQGRNTWGVRVIDLDADDRVGSLARVEAERGANA, from the coding sequence ATGCCCGAGCGCCAGCAGCCGATCTCGATCGTCGAGGAGATGAGCCGCTCCTACCTCGACTACGCGATGTCGGTCATCATCGGCCGCGCCCTGCCCGACATCCGCGATGGGCTCAAGCCCGTCCACCGCCGCATCCTCTACGCCATGCAGGAGATGGGGCTCGCCTGGAACCGGGCGTACAAGAAGTCGGCCCGCGTGGTCGGCGACGCCATGGGCAAGTTCCATCCCCACGGGGATGCGCCGGTCTACGAGGCCTTGGTCCGAATGGCCCAGGACTTCTCCCTGCGCTACCCGCTGGTCGACGGGCAGGGGAACTTCGGCTCGGTCGACGGCGATCCGCCGGCGGCCATGCGCTACACCGAGGCGCGGCTGGCCAAGATCGCCCACGAGATGCTGGCCGACATCGACCGCGACACCGTCGGTTTCGTCCCCAACTACGACGAGACCCAGGAGGAGCCGACGGTCTTGCCGTCGAAGATCCCCAATCTCCTCGTCAACGGCTCCTCGGGGATCGCGGTGGGGATGGCCACCAACATCCCTCCCCACAACCTCACCGAGGTGGTGGCCGGGCTCCTCCTGGCCCTCGACGACCCGGACGTGTCGCTGGACGAGCTGACGCAGGCGATCAAGGGCCCCGACTTCCCGACCCGGGGGTACATCTACGGCACCAGCGGGATCCGGGAGGCGTACGCCACCGGTCGCGGCATCATCACCATGCGGGCCCGGGCCCACACGGAGAAGCTGCGCGGGGGCCGCGAGGCGATCATCGTCACCGAGCTGCCCTATCAGGTGAACAAGGCCAGCCTCATCGAGAAGATTGCAGAGCTCTCTCGTGACCGAAAGCTCGACGGGATCTCCGAGATCCGCGACGAGTCCGACCGCCACGGCATCCGGATCGTGCTGGAGCTCAGCCGGGGGGAGATCGCGCAGATCATCCTCAACCAGCTCTACAAGCACACCGCGATGCAGTCCACCTTCGGAGTGATCATGCTGGCCCTGGTCGGCCGGCGGCCCCAGGTGGTCACCCTCAAGGAGATGCTGAACCACTTCATCGCCTTCCGGCGGGAGGTGGTGACCCGGCGGACCCGCTACGACCTGGCCCGGGCCGAAGAGCGGGCCCACATCCTGGAGGGGCTCCGCAAGGCGATCGAGAACCTCGACCTCACCATCCGCCTGATCCGCCAGGCCGCCGACGTCGACGCCGCCCGCCAGGCGCTGATGACCCGCCTCCAGCTCAGCGAGATCCAGGCCAAGGCGATCCTGGACATGCGGCTCCAGCGCCTGGCCCAGCTCGAGCGCGACAAGATCATCACCGAGCACACCGAGACACTCCAGCTCATCGAGCGCCTCAAGGCGATCCTCGCCTCCGACGCGCTGGTGCGCGAGATCATCAGGGAGGAGCTCAGCGCGCTCAAGCAGGAATACGGCGACGAGCGCCGGACCGAGATCACCGGGGAGTCGGTGGAGCTCACCCTGGAAGACCTCATTGCCGACGAGGAGATGGTCGTCACCGTCACCCGCTCCGGCTACATCAAGCGGACGGCCATCGAGGCCTATCGCAGCCAGCGCCGGGGCGGCAAGGGCGTCCAGGGGATGGAGACCAAGGAGGCGGACATCGTCGAGGACATGTACATCGCCTCGACCCACGCCTACCTCCTGTTCTTCACCAACGACGGCAAAGTCCACTGGCTCAAGGTCCACGAAATCCCCGAGGCCAAGCGCGACGCCCGGGGCAAGGCGATGGTCAACCTGCTCCACCTGGCCGAGGGCGAGCGGGTGGCGGCCACGCTCGCCGTGCGTGATTTCACCGCCGGCGGCGACGTCTTCTTCGCCACCCGCCAGGGCAAGGTGAAGAAGACCGATCTGGGCGCCTACTCGCGCCCCCAGCGCGGCGGCATCCGCGCCATCGCCCTCGAGGAGGGCGACGAGGTCATCGCCGTTCGGCTCACCGACGGGCAGCGGCAGGTCCTCCTGGAGACGAAGCGGGGGACCTGCATCCGCTTCGAGGAGGAGGAGGTCCGGCCGATGGGGCGGGTGGCGGCCGGCGTGAAGGGAATCGAGCTGGAGGAGGGGGACCAGGTCATCGCGGCCGAGGTGGTTCGCGATGACGCGTCGATCCTCACCGTGACCGAGCGGGGCTACGGGAAGCAGACCCCGATTGGGGAGTACCGCCTGACCGGGCGGGGCGGGAAGGGGATCATCGACATCAAGACCGGAGGCCGCAACGGCCTGGTCGTCGGCATGACCCAGGTGCGCCAGGGCGACGACATCCTGATCGTCACCACCAAGGGAAAGGTGATCCGCTTCCCGGCCGAGGACGTCTCCTCGCAGGGGCGGAACACCTGGGGAGTGCGCGTGATCGACCTCGACGCCGACGACCGGGTCGGCAGCCTGGCGCGCGTCGAGGCCGAGCGCGGAGCGAATGCTTGA